One window of Nostoc sp. C052 genomic DNA carries:
- a CDS encoding PEP-CTERM sorting domain-containing protein, with the protein MMHVFTKTAISLVTTTALGLAIAITTNNLVHAAEFKFNWKGDTGYLAQGSFNYDTTTAPNIISEVGSGATHNLQSLSISFFDPLNNLINSFTPVLNGVSNYSFLRFNFDNTTQQIFGPFDVGKDDELPGDTWLNNNLALIDQGFSNEVLVREFGFNNRDAAGTKQILDLSNNSVQVFKVPEGSIIIGLLAVCSLGFTLKQKSIPNPKSKI; encoded by the coding sequence ATGATGCATGTTTTTACAAAAACAGCTATTAGTCTAGTGACGACTACTGCTTTAGGGTTAGCGATCGCTATAACCACCAACAACCTAGTTCATGCTGCTGAATTCAAATTTAACTGGAAGGGAGACACTGGTTATTTAGCTCAAGGTTCATTTAACTACGATACAACAACTGCTCCCAACATCATTTCTGAGGTAGGTTCGGGAGCTACACATAACTTACAGTCCCTCTCAATTTCCTTTTTTGATCCATTGAATAATCTCATAAATAGTTTTACTCCAGTGCTGAATGGTGTATCTAACTACAGCTTTTTGAGATTTAACTTTGATAACACTACGCAACAAATCTTTGGCCCCTTTGATGTTGGCAAGGATGATGAGCTTCCTGGTGACACATGGCTGAATAATAATCTCGCACTCATAGACCAAGGTTTTAGTAATGAGGTTCTAGTTAGAGAATTTGGTTTTAACAATAGAGATGCAGCAGGCACAAAGCAAATACTAGATTTAAGCAACAATTCGGTTCAGGTATTCAAAGTCCCCGAAGGAAGCATCATTATTGGTTTACTGGCAGTATGTAGTTTAGGATTTACTCTCAAGCAGAAATCAATCCCAAATCCCAAATCTAAAATCTAA
- a CDS encoding TerB family tellurite resistance protein gives MTVTTTDTRKIIGDWVYKYTLNFKQPPQGAIEAFAKALLIAAKGDSVISQAERDWVVGLTAAKGASEKLIEELQNYQANEDIEQVLSKDSIADGAREALLYTAIEASAADGEYNDGEKASVRKIAARLGVSENVVKQLEAHYAEDRALFKKKIQTLYPNGHSSLYPI, from the coding sequence ATGACAGTAACAACTACTGACACCCGTAAAATTATTGGAGATTGGGTTTACAAATACACGCTAAATTTTAAGCAACCACCCCAAGGAGCAATAGAAGCATTTGCCAAAGCATTGCTCATAGCAGCTAAGGGAGATAGTGTAATCTCACAAGCAGAGAGAGACTGGGTAGTTGGCTTAACAGCAGCAAAAGGAGCTTCTGAAAAGTTAATTGAAGAGCTACAAAACTATCAAGCTAATGAAGATATAGAGCAGGTACTCTCGAAAGATTCTATAGCTGATGGAGCCAGAGAAGCACTGCTCTACACTGCAATTGAAGCTTCTGCTGCTGATGGTGAATATAACGATGGTGAAAAAGCATCTGTACGCAAAATTGCAGCCAGATTAGGAGTTTCTGAGAATGTGGTTAAGCAATTAGAAGCTCATTATGCAGAAGATAGAGCTTTATTTAAAAAGAAAATTCAGACACTCTATCCTAATGGACATTCTTCGCTTTATCCTATCTAA
- a CDS encoding aldo/keto reductase — protein sequence MTINPLKKKSLGNTSLEVTRLGLGCTSLGGMYEDMSEEQAVKVVHRSLSLGLNLFDTAPFYGSGKSEQRLGKALAEIPRDRFILATKVGRTLVPTLGKDRGKKIFVNPLPFQPIFDFSYDGIMRSFEESLTRLRCDRIDILHIHDPDDHYTEAIESAYPALEKLRSQGVIQAISVGMKQWEMLVRFAHEGDFDCFLLAGRYTLLDQSAMAELLPLCIKKNISVILGGTYNSGILATGAQPGAKYDYADAPLEILERVRQIEAVCDRYQVSLKAAASQFALAHPAVTAIIPGAATVEQVNENFSLLQQKIPDEFWAELQLKGLLRKDAPTPAG from the coding sequence GTGACAATAAATCCGTTGAAGAAAAAGAGTCTGGGAAACACCAGTCTGGAGGTGACTCGTCTGGGTCTGGGATGTACTTCCTTGGGAGGGATGTATGAGGATATGTCAGAAGAACAAGCTGTGAAAGTGGTACATCGCAGCCTGTCGTTAGGATTAAACTTGTTTGACACAGCACCTTTCTATGGGTCAGGCAAAAGCGAACAGCGGTTGGGTAAAGCGTTAGCAGAAATCCCTCGCGATCGCTTTATACTGGCAACTAAAGTCGGTCGTACTCTGGTGCCAACTTTGGGTAAGGATCGGGGAAAGAAAATTTTTGTCAATCCGCTTCCCTTCCAACCGATCTTCGATTTCAGCTATGACGGCATTATGCGCTCATTTGAAGAAAGCCTAACCCGTCTGAGGTGCGATCGCATTGATATTTTACATATTCACGATCCTGACGACCATTACACAGAAGCGATTGAGTCAGCATATCCAGCCTTAGAAAAATTACGCAGCCAAGGTGTTATCCAAGCTATTAGTGTTGGAATGAAGCAGTGGGAGATGTTGGTTAGATTCGCTCATGAAGGGGACTTCGACTGCTTTTTGTTAGCCGGTCGTTATACCCTCCTAGACCAAAGTGCTATGGCAGAACTCTTACCTTTATGTATAAAGAAAAACATTAGTGTTATTTTGGGCGGTACTTATAATAGCGGTATTTTAGCAACAGGAGCGCAGCCAGGAGCTAAATATGATTACGCAGATGCGCCATTAGAGATTTTAGAACGAGTACGACAGATAGAAGCGGTGTGCGATCGCTACCAAGTTTCCTTAAAAGCAGCAGCCTCTCAATTTGCTTTGGCTCACCCAGCTGTCACTGCGATTATACCCGGTGCGGCAACAGTCGAACAGGTGAACGAAAACTTTAGTTTATTACAGCAGAAAATCCCTGATGAATTTTGGGCAGAGTTACAGCTGAAAGGGTTGCTTAGGAAAGATGCACCAACACCGGCAGGATAG
- a CDS encoding isochorismatase family protein produces the protein MSKLSSGCRPYQLPGTECLQYNRVQWQVMPSRTALLIHDMQKYYLRPLMGGSEKPGRRLIENVKAIREACVAAHIPVIYTVASPCERIEQRGLLYDFWGGGMTNTVDDTEIVDEIKPDYSCDRIIVKHKYSAFYKSNLADTLKALKTDQLIITGVYSHIGCMATALDALMRDIQVFFVGDAVGDFSVDFHMSSIATIGNCCGQIYLTEMLKEALLPKIERNQVLVPQVGVMRSPLD, from the coding sequence ATGAGTAAACTAAGTTCAGGTTGCCGTCCATATCAGTTGCCTGGAACAGAATGTCTGCAATATAACCGAGTTCAATGGCAAGTTATGCCCTCAAGAACAGCACTGTTAATTCATGATATGCAGAAGTATTACCTAAGACCTTTAATGGGTGGAAGTGAAAAACCAGGTAGACGTTTAATTGAGAACGTAAAAGCAATTAGAGAAGCTTGTGTTGCGGCTCATATACCTGTTATATACACTGTTGCTAGTCCTTGTGAGCGTATTGAACAACGTGGTTTGCTCTACGATTTTTGGGGAGGTGGGATGACTAACACGGTAGATGACACTGAAATTGTAGATGAGATTAAGCCAGATTATAGCTGCGATCGCATTATAGTTAAGCATAAATATAGTGCGTTCTACAAAAGCAATTTGGCAGATACCTTAAAGGCTTTAAAAACAGACCAGTTAATCATCACAGGTGTTTACAGCCATATTGGCTGCATGGCTACTGCACTAGATGCTTTAATGAGAGATATACAAGTTTTCTTTGTTGGCGATGCAGTTGGAGATTTTTCAGTGGATTTTCACATGTCTTCCATCGCTACTATCGGTAACTGCTGCGGACAGATTTATCTAACTGAGATGCTCAAAGAAGCTCTTTTACCCAAAATAGAAAGAAATCAAGTTTTGGTTCCACAAGTTGGTGTTATGAGAAGTCCGCTTGATTAA
- a CDS encoding chorismate-binding protein: MWVWHTETKSVRCVLPLLNLEVVHIDGQLKVLVDGAFKELKNHSNTPKNLGELLIYLDNWIEDHNLTASGIIGSECRSLLDEKLHWITDSFLISEQIQGESLVFVMQAGNTEEFLAGEAHSRSVSQTRFANAACSLLPHNGISWETARVKCLTNDGLPQILIDNHIVEEVNKVVTHGLEIRQRLDIDHLVVSVNFPVSINADLHNSWLSSVKTHFPQGFLMKSKNWDLISCTPERFISITDAKLKVQILAGTFQKGTDFDKSSLMDEHQAARNTLRSIVEGVVGKLELTADCNLVEFDKITHFHSAFEKPHQSDTSMLWTLAHLTPSPATGTQDSHTQIAIQQLEGRTRGYYGGCFFLRTPGFLESLVSIRSIFKTEKSEVAEMIVGAGLKKGSTLSSESAEIISKATSSAKLLGVRLGK, translated from the coding sequence ATGTGGGTTTGGCATACTGAAACGAAGTCTGTGCGATGTGTATTGCCATTGTTAAACCTTGAAGTGGTACACATTGATGGTCAGTTAAAGGTATTAGTAGATGGCGCTTTCAAGGAGTTGAAAAATCATTCAAATACTCCAAAAAATCTGGGCGAACTGTTGATATATCTAGACAATTGGATTGAAGACCACAATCTTACCGCTTCAGGTATTATCGGGTCTGAGTGCAGATCCTTACTAGATGAAAAACTGCATTGGATAACTGATTCATTTCTAATTTCAGAACAAATTCAAGGAGAATCTCTTGTTTTTGTAATGCAAGCAGGAAATACCGAGGAATTCCTTGCAGGTGAAGCTCATTCGCGTAGCGTATCGCAGACAAGATTCGCTAACGCTGCGTGTAGCTTGCTTCCCCATAACGGTATAAGTTGGGAAACTGCAAGGGTAAAATGCCTCACTAATGATGGTTTACCTCAGATCCTAATTGACAACCACATAGTTGAAGAAGTCAATAAAGTGGTGACTCACGGCTTGGAAATTCGACAAAGATTAGATATTGACCATTTGGTAGTGTCAGTAAACTTTCCAGTATCTATTAATGCTGACTTGCATAATTCCTGGCTCTCTTCCGTCAAAACTCATTTCCCTCAAGGGTTTTTGATGAAGAGTAAGAATTGGGATCTTATCAGCTGTACACCAGAACGATTTATTTCTATTACTGATGCAAAACTTAAAGTGCAAATTCTTGCTGGAACCTTTCAAAAAGGGACGGATTTCGACAAAAGCAGTTTAATGGATGAACATCAAGCTGCCCGAAATACTCTGCGCTCCATTGTAGAAGGCGTAGTAGGAAAACTTGAACTAACAGCGGACTGTAACTTAGTTGAATTTGACAAAATCACACACTTTCACTCAGCTTTTGAAAAACCTCATCAGAGCGATACTTCTATGCTCTGGACTTTAGCTCATCTTACACCTAGTCCGGCTACTGGAACACAAGATAGCCACACACAAATTGCTATTCAACAATTAGAAGGTAGGACTCGTGGTTACTATGGTGGTTGCTTTTTTCTCCGAACTCCTGGTTTTCTGGAAAGTTTAGTGTCTATCCGTTCTATTTTCAAGACGGAAAAGAGCGAAGTTGCCGAAATGATTGTGGGAGCAGGGTTAAAGAAAGGATCGACTTTGAGTAGTGAATCAGCGGAAATTATTTCAAAGGCTACTAGTTCCGCAAAATTACTAGGTGTGAGGTTAGGAAAGTGA
- a CDS encoding thioester reductase domain-containing protein: MIFRSPYPDISIPEQPLTKFVLQRAVELADKPAFIEGLSDRIVTYGQLEDFIGRVAASLAARGFSKGDVLAIYSPNIPEYAIAFHAVITLGGVITTVNPSYTVEELTYQLNNAGAKYLITIPDLVAQALEAVSYSRVEEVFVFGEAAGTTSFSVLLESKGEVPEVQIDPKEDLMLLLYSGGTTGLPKGVMHSHYTFQANLYEFQNCEPITEADTLIGILPFFHAYGMLMLNYSLACGATIVTMPRFDLETFLSLIEKHKITRTHIVPPIVLALVKQPIVVKYDLSSLRVITSSAAPLSRELIEDCKKRLSDCVIKQIYGTTETCVNLHAPDECYESKPGSVGQCIRNVECQIVDIDSQQPLAANQPGEMWIRGPQLMKGYLHNPEATANAIDRDGWFHTGDVVYADEDGYIYIVDRIKELIKCNGYSIAPAELEAVLLSHPAIADACVIPSPHPSSGEVPKAFVVLKSAATPEQIMEFVAGQVASHKRIRRLEIVDKIPKSSAGKILRRILVQQELIKIQEETADEQPLNLRVEFLQQLDDASFSQRQELLVAYVKKQFLKVLEIDSSQYLDTEKPLSGLRLDSLTNIDLKNRIDTELGVNIPIEILLGDSNINQIVNLLIQQLAAKNTIPSKPDSTELATDLNSEAVLDSTIFPEYPFESFVSEPDSIFLTGATGFLGAFLLQELLQQTQANIYCLVRSADTESGKIRIKNNLDSYGIWNEDLASRIIPILGDLSQPLLGLSSEEFQKMSSLIDVIYHNAAWINYVYPYSALKPTNVLGTQEILRLASLVKTKPVHYISTVAVFESSAYSGKIVTESDKLIHNKGMKLAYSQSKWVAEKLVMMARDRGIPVSIYRPPFISGHSQTGAWYKDDVICRTIKGCIQMCSMTDITDKLDLAPVDYLSQSIVYLSKQKDSIGKAFHLNNPQPSDWIYLTYFIRSLGYPLTHIAYQDWQNQLSNSLRSRENPLYHLLPFFLKKMPQEKLSSSEQHQQLTDPQLSCLATQNALAGSSIICPPVNEQLLNTYFSYFIRSRWLDSAKKSIVSNV, translated from the coding sequence ATGATTTTTCGCAGTCCATATCCTGATATTTCGATCCCAGAACAGCCACTAACAAAATTTGTATTGCAAAGGGCAGTAGAATTAGCCGACAAACCTGCCTTCATTGAAGGACTGAGCGATCGCATAGTAACCTATGGACAATTAGAAGATTTCATCGGTCGAGTTGCTGCTAGCTTGGCGGCGCGTGGCTTTTCCAAGGGTGATGTTTTAGCTATTTATAGTCCTAATATTCCTGAGTATGCGATCGCTTTCCATGCCGTCATCACTTTGGGTGGAGTCATCACCACAGTCAACCCATCCTACACGGTAGAAGAACTGACATATCAACTAAATAATGCTGGTGCAAAATATTTAATCACAATCCCTGACCTGGTAGCGCAGGCATTAGAAGCTGTCAGTTACTCAAGGGTAGAGGAAGTGTTTGTGTTTGGTGAGGCGGCTGGAACTACTTCATTTTCTGTGCTTTTAGAGAGCAAAGGGGAAGTTCCAGAAGTACAAATCGATCCCAAAGAAGATTTGATGTTGTTGTTGTACTCTGGTGGCACCACTGGTTTACCCAAAGGTGTGATGCATAGCCACTATACGTTTCAGGCAAACCTTTACGAATTCCAAAACTGCGAACCGATTACCGAGGCTGATACACTCATCGGAATTCTGCCGTTTTTTCATGCCTACGGGATGCTGATGCTAAATTACAGCCTTGCTTGTGGTGCCACAATTGTGACAATGCCGCGCTTCGATTTGGAGACATTTTTGAGCCTGATCGAGAAGCATAAAATTACCCGTACCCATATCGTGCCGCCAATTGTGCTAGCGCTAGTAAAACAGCCAATAGTGGTTAAATACGATCTTTCCAGCTTGCGGGTAATTACTTCTTCAGCAGCGCCACTCAGCCGTGAATTGATCGAAGATTGTAAAAAGCGTCTTTCTGATTGCGTCATCAAGCAAATATATGGAACCACAGAAACCTGTGTGAACCTGCACGCTCCCGATGAATGTTATGAGAGCAAACCTGGCTCAGTTGGTCAATGTATCAGAAATGTGGAATGTCAAATTGTAGATATTGATAGCCAACAGCCATTAGCTGCCAATCAACCAGGAGAAATGTGGATACGCGGCCCGCAGCTAATGAAAGGATATTTACATAATCCTGAAGCAACTGCCAACGCCATCGATCGAGACGGTTGGTTTCATACGGGTGATGTTGTCTATGCTGATGAAGACGGCTATATTTACATAGTCGATCGGATTAAAGAATTAATTAAGTGCAATGGATATTCCATAGCGCCAGCAGAATTAGAGGCAGTATTGCTGAGTCATCCTGCGATCGCAGATGCTTGTGTAATTCCCAGTCCCCATCCGAGTAGTGGTGAAGTTCCCAAAGCTTTTGTCGTTCTTAAAAGCGCAGCTACGCCAGAGCAAATTATGGAGTTTGTCGCTGGACAAGTTGCATCTCATAAAAGAATCCGCAGGCTAGAAATTGTAGATAAAATTCCCAAATCATCTGCTGGAAAAATTTTGCGTCGGATTTTAGTGCAACAAGAACTGATAAAAATTCAAGAAGAAACTGCTGATGAGCAACCATTGAACCTACGAGTTGAGTTTCTGCAACAATTAGATGACGCTTCTTTTAGTCAACGCCAAGAATTATTAGTTGCCTACGTTAAAAAGCAATTTTTAAAAGTTTTAGAAATAGATTCATCCCAATATTTGGATACAGAAAAGCCTTTGAGCGGACTCAGGCTTGATTCTCTCACGAATATCGATCTTAAGAATCGTATTGATACAGAATTAGGAGTAAACATACCCATAGAAATTTTGCTTGGTGATTCCAATATCAACCAAATAGTAAATCTATTAATTCAGCAATTAGCAGCGAAGAATACAATTCCCTCAAAACCTGACTCAACAGAGTTAGCGACAGATTTAAATTCAGAAGCAGTTTTGGACTCTACAATATTCCCAGAATATCCATTTGAGTCATTTGTAAGTGAGCCAGATTCTATTTTTTTGACTGGAGCTACAGGATTTTTAGGAGCTTTTTTACTCCAAGAACTTTTGCAGCAAACCCAGGCGAATATTTATTGTCTTGTACGTTCTGCTGATACTGAATCAGGCAAAATTAGGATTAAAAATAATTTAGATTCCTATGGAATTTGGAATGAAGATTTAGCTTCTAGAATTATTCCTATTTTGGGAGATTTATCTCAACCACTTTTAGGTTTATCATCAGAAGAGTTTCAAAAGATGAGCAGCCTAATCGATGTCATCTATCATAATGCTGCTTGGATCAACTATGTCTATCCCTACTCTGCATTAAAGCCTACCAATGTTTTAGGAACTCAAGAAATTCTTAGATTGGCGAGTCTTGTAAAAACTAAGCCAGTACATTACATTTCCACCGTTGCTGTTTTTGAGTCATCTGCTTATTCAGGAAAGATCGTAACTGAATCAGATAAACTCATTCATAATAAGGGAATGAAACTCGCTTATTCTCAGAGTAAATGGGTAGCAGAAAAACTGGTAATGATGGCACGCGATCGAGGAATTCCAGTTTCTATTTACAGACCACCATTTATTTCTGGGCATAGTCAAACAGGTGCTTGGTATAAAGATGATGTCATCTGCCGTACTATCAAAGGCTGTATTCAAATGTGTAGTATGACAGATATTACTGATAAATTAGATTTAGCCCCCGTAGATTATCTCAGTCAAAGTATTGTTTATTTATCGAAACAAAAAGATTCCATAGGAAAGGCTTTTCATTTAAATAATCCTCAACCATCTGATTGGATTTATCTGACATATTTTATCCGCTCTTTGGGCTATCCTCTAACGCATATTGCTTATCAAGATTGGCAAAATCAACTAAGCAATAGTCTACGCTCCAGAGAAAATCCCCTCTATCATCTTTTGCCCTTCTTCCTCAAAAAAATGCCTCAAGAAAAGCTCTCTAGTTCTGAGCAGCATCAGCAATTAACAGATCCCCAACTTAGTTGTTTGGCAACACAGAATGCACTTGCAGGTAGTTCTATAATATGCCCTCCCGTTAATGAGCAATTACTGAATACCTATTTCTCATATTTCATTCGTAGTCGCTGGCTTGACTCAGCTAAAAAGAGCATTGTCTCAAATGTTTAA
- a CDS encoding sensor domain-containing diguanylate cyclase gives MNNRANQRHEEHHVIQYFCIFNRVLIFVAEMFMSRSLAAGGVILRLLQNFQPSRFSWLRLRHSFVKTQAVPLPDNEAERLKALADYNILDTLPEQAFDDITALAAYICKTPIALISLVDADRQWFKSKVGLQGSETPRDWAFCSHAILEPEDILVIPNAIKDDRFNNNPLVKGNLKIRFYAGAPLITPDGLPIGTLCVLDTIPHHLSYQQLDALRRLSRQAIAQMELIQEVRNRKQASLTDELTGLHNRRGFFVMAEQELKIVHRMKALCWVIFIDLDGLKQVNDTLGHDMGDALIIDAGRLLKQSFRSSDIVARLGGDEFIVFISSYFKDADSIQEYLQVNIANFNQQQNRNYELSMSMGIECYSPESNMSLEEVIARSDKLMYAQKRLKRQSFT, from the coding sequence ATGAACAACAGAGCAAACCAAAGGCATGAAGAACATCATGTAATACAATATTTCTGTATATTCAACCGAGTGTTGATTTTCGTTGCAGAGATGTTTATGTCACGTAGCCTTGCTGCTGGAGGGGTAATACTGCGGTTGTTGCAAAATTTCCAGCCTTCCAGATTTTCCTGGTTAAGACTCAGACACTCATTTGTGAAAACCCAAGCTGTTCCTCTACCTGATAATGAAGCAGAAAGACTCAAAGCCCTGGCGGACTACAATATCCTGGATACCCTACCCGAACAAGCATTTGATGATATAACTGCTCTTGCTGCCTACATTTGTAAGACTCCAATTGCTCTAATTAGCTTAGTTGATGCCGATCGCCAATGGTTTAAATCTAAGGTTGGACTACAAGGTAGTGAAACACCCAGAGATTGGGCTTTTTGCTCCCATGCCATTCTTGAACCAGAGGATATATTGGTGATTCCCAACGCCATTAAGGACGATCGCTTTAATAACAATCCCTTAGTCAAAGGTAATCTCAAAATTCGTTTTTATGCTGGTGCCCCTCTAATTACACCCGATGGTCTTCCCATTGGGACGTTGTGTGTTCTGGATACTATTCCTCATCATCTAAGTTACCAGCAGTTAGATGCACTGCGCCGCCTAAGTCGCCAGGCGATCGCTCAGATGGAACTCATTCAGGAAGTTCGCAACCGCAAACAAGCGTCCCTGACTGATGAATTAACCGGTCTGCATAACCGACGTGGTTTCTTTGTGATGGCTGAACAAGAGTTAAAAATTGTTCACCGGATGAAAGCCTTGTGCTGGGTTATCTTCATTGATTTAGATGGGCTAAAACAGGTTAACGACACCCTGGGTCACGATATGGGAGATGCCTTGATTATTGATGCTGGTCGATTACTCAAGCAAAGTTTTCGCAGTTCAGATATTGTTGCTCGCTTGGGTGGAGATGAGTTCATTGTTTTCATCTCCAGCTACTTTAAAGATGCTGATAGTATCCAAGAGTATCTGCAAGTAAATATCGCCAACTTTAATCAACAGCAAAACCGTAATTATGAACTCTCGATGAGTATGGGGATAGAGTGTTACTCACCAGAAAGTAATATGTCACTAGAAGAAGTAATCGCCAGGTCTGACAAATTAATGTACGCTCAGAAGCGTTTGAAGCGGCAATCTTTTACATAA